Within the Pseudarthrobacter sp. W1I19 genome, the region CGTCGAAGAAGGACAGCTATCCGGTCTTCCAGCTTGGCTGGTTCCCGGACTTCAGTGACGCGGACAACTACCTGACGCCGATGTTCCCGAAGGGCGGTTTCTTCAACAACCACTACTCGAACACGGACGTCGAAGCCTTGATTGCCAAGCAACTGGTCACGGCGGACAAGTCGGAGCGTGAGAAGACCATCAAGGACATTCAGGACCAGCTGGCCAAGGACATCTCCACCCTGCCGTTGCTGCAAGGCGCGCAGGTAGCTGTCTCCGGGAAGAGTGTCAAGGGCGTGGATTCCACCCTGGATGCATCGTTCAAGTTCCGGCTGGGACAAGTTTCCAAGTAATCCCCGGTACGCCAGCTTAGGAGGTGGGACCCTTGGCGGTCCTGCCTCCTAACTGTTGGCCCCACACCCGTCGTTTTTTATACCAAGCAGGGACAGCATGGCCACAATGATCGATGCGCCACCGCCAACGGTTGCGCCGCCCAAATCCAAATCCGCGGGAGGTGGCCTCGGGAGATATATCCTGATCCGCTTCCTGCTCATTTTCCCGACGATCTTCATCCTCGTCACCCTGGTCTTCTTTTTGATGCGGATCACCGGCGATCCCATCACCGCAGCCCAAGGCGGACGCCTGCCGCAGGAGCAGATTGACGCCTTGATTCACCAGGCCGGTTACGACCGGAACCTTTTTATCCAATACATCGAGTACCTCGGCAACATCGCCACAGGCAACTTCGGCAGGACCATTTCAGACGGACGGCCAGTCATTGAGATGCTGACCACCTTCGGCGCCGCCACGCTGGAACTGAGCATCAACGCCCTGCTGGTGGCTTTGCTCGTGGGGATCCCCCTTGGAATGTTCGCCGCCCACAAACGCGACAAGGTCCCGGACGCTTTCCTGCGCTTGTTCGCCATCCTTTGCTATGCCACCCCGGTCTTCTTCGCAGGCCTGCTGCTGAAGCTGGTTTTTTCCGTCGGCCTGGGCTGGTTTCCGGTCGCCGGCCGTGCCTCCACCACCACGGAGCTGGCGATGGGGAGGCTCGGAGCACCCACCGGCATCTACTGGCTGGACGCCCTGCGCAGCAACGATCTGGCAGCTTTTGGCGACATTGTCCATCACGCCGTCCTGCCCGCCGTCGCCCTGGGCCTGCTGACAGCCGGCGTCTTCCTCCGCCTGGTCCGCACTAACGTGATCGGCACCCTCGGCAAGGACTATGTTGAGGCCGGCCGTTCACGTGGGGTCAGCGAATTTCGGCTGGTGACGAAGCACGCCTACAAGCCGGCCCTGATCCCCATCATCACGGTGATGGGTCTGCAGATCGCCCTGATGCTCGGCGGTGCAGTGCTGACTGAGACAACTTTTGAGTGGAAGGGCCTCGGGTACCAGCTGGCGCAGTACCTTACGGCGCGTGATTTCGTTGCCGTCCAGGGCATCGTTATGCTCCTGGCCGTCATTGTGGCGGTCACCAATTTTGTGGTGGACATTGCCGCCGCCCTGATTGATCCGCGGGTGAGGTACTGATGAGCATCGACGGCTTGCCCCATCCCAAGAAACCGATACTTGACCGCATTCCCGTTGCATCCCACATCCGCCAAAGCGTTGGCCTGCAGCGCACGATGCTGCTCATCGGCGTCGTGCTTTGTGCCGCTTTTGTGGTGACGGCCATTTTTGCGCCGCTGCTGGCGCCCTTTGGATTTTCGCAGATTTCCGATGATGCCGGCTCTTTCCCGGCCCAGGCCGCACCCGGCGGCAAGCATCTCCTGGGAACAACTGTGGGCGGCTACGACGTCCTGTCCCGTGTTATCTGGGGATCGCAGACGGCAGCAGCAGTACTTGTCGCTGCCGTGTTGATGTCCATCTTCCTGGGAGTGTTTCTTGGACTCGTCAGCGGCTACGTTGGTGGCTGGCTGGACCGTGTCCTGGTGGTAATCGCTGACGCCATCTACGCTTTCCCCACCCTCCTTGTGGCGATCGTTATGTCCATTGCGATCAACAAGGGCCAGTCCGGATTCTGGGGTGGAATCCTCGCCTGCGGGTTAGCGATCACGGCAGTGTTCGTCCCACAGTATTTCCGGGTGATCCGTGCCGAAACCATCCGGCTCAAGGCAGAACCGTTCGTTGAATCGGCCCAGGTGGTGGGTGCATCCAGTGCAAGGATCATCGGCCGGCACATTTTGGCCAATGCCACCAGGACCCTGCCCCTGATCTTCACCCTCAACGCCTCCGAGGCCATCCTCACCCTGGCGGGCCTGGGCTTCCTGGGCTTCGGCATCGAGCCGAGTTCCGCTGCTGAATGGGGATTTGACCTCAACAAAGCACTTTCTGATGCATCTTCCGGTATCTGGTGGACGGGCGTGTTCCCCGGCCTGGCCATCGTGCTGACAGTGGTGGGACTGACCCTGGTGGGTGAGAGCATCAACGACCTGAACGATCCGCGGCTCCGGGGCCGTAAACGCGCCAGCGGCAGCTCCCCGGTGACCGGAGCGAATGCCGCCATCGCGGCAGAAGTGAGGAGTTCATGACCATCAACATCGATCCGTCGCCGGCCCATCAGGCCGACGCCGGCCATCCCGTCCTTGACATCGACCACCTTAGAGTTACTTTTGCCACCGATGCCGGTGATGTCCAGGCAGTCAAGGACGTCAGCCTCGAAGTCAGGAAGGGCGAAGTGCTGGCGATCGTGGGGGAGTCGGGCTCCGGCAAAACGGTCACCGCCAAAACCATCCTGGGCCTGCTCCCCGAAACAGCCACCAGCTCTGGCACTGTGCTCATCAACGGGGCCAACGTGATCAGCGTCAGCGCGGCGCGCCTGCGCCAGATCCGCGGCCGGGACGTTGCCATGGTGTTCCAGGAACCATCCACCGCATTGAACCCGGTGTTCACGGTGGGCTGGCAGATCGCCGAGGGCATCAGGGCCCATGCGGGAAGCGGCGGCGGAAAGCGGGTTTCGGCCAAGGCAGCGAAGTCCCGGGCCATCGAAGCCCTGCGCAAGGTGGGTATCCCGGATCCCGAGCACCGGGTGAACTACTACCCCCACCAGTTCTCCGGTGG harbors:
- a CDS encoding ABC transporter permease, translating into MATMIDAPPPTVAPPKSKSAGGGLGRYILIRFLLIFPTIFILVTLVFFLMRITGDPITAAQGGRLPQEQIDALIHQAGYDRNLFIQYIEYLGNIATGNFGRTISDGRPVIEMLTTFGAATLELSINALLVALLVGIPLGMFAAHKRDKVPDAFLRLFAILCYATPVFFAGLLLKLVFSVGLGWFPVAGRASTTTELAMGRLGAPTGIYWLDALRSNDLAAFGDIVHHAVLPAVALGLLTAGVFLRLVRTNVIGTLGKDYVEAGRSRGVSEFRLVTKHAYKPALIPIITVMGLQIALMLGGAVLTETTFEWKGLGYQLAQYLTARDFVAVQGIVMLLAVIVAVTNFVVDIAAALIDPRVRY
- a CDS encoding ABC transporter permease is translated as MSIDGLPHPKKPILDRIPVASHIRQSVGLQRTMLLIGVVLCAAFVVTAIFAPLLAPFGFSQISDDAGSFPAQAAPGGKHLLGTTVGGYDVLSRVIWGSQTAAAVLVAAVLMSIFLGVFLGLVSGYVGGWLDRVLVVIADAIYAFPTLLVAIVMSIAINKGQSGFWGGILACGLAITAVFVPQYFRVIRAETIRLKAEPFVESAQVVGASSARIIGRHILANATRTLPLIFTLNASEAILTLAGLGFLGFGIEPSSAAEWGFDLNKALSDASSGIWWTGVFPGLAIVLTVVGLTLVGESINDLNDPRLRGRKRASGSSPVTGANAAIAAEVRSS